One stretch of Glycine soja cultivar W05 chromosome 7, ASM419377v2, whole genome shotgun sequence DNA includes these proteins:
- the LOC114419421 gene encoding dynamin-related protein 3A-like isoform X1 gives MAVAGGAAPLGSSVISLVNRLQDIFSRVGSHSAIDLPQVAVVGSQSSGKSSVLEALVGRDFLPRGNDICTRRPLVLQLVQTKPPSQEEFGEFLHLPGRKFHDFSQIRAEIQAETDREAGGNKGVSDKQIRLKIFSPNVLDITLVDLPGITKVPVGDQPSDIEAQIRTMIMSYIKTPTCLILAVTPANSDLANSDALQMAGIADPDGNRTIGVITKLDIMDRGTDARNLLLGKVIPLRLGYVGVVNRSQEDILMNRSIKDALVAEEKFFCSHPIYSGLADSCGVSQLAKKLNKILAQHIKAVLPGLRARISASLVTLAKEHASYGEITESKAGQGALLLNILSKYCDAFSSMVEGKNEEMSTFELSGGARIHYIFQSIFVKSLEEVDPCEDLTDDDIRTAIQNATGPKSALFVPEVPFEVLVRRQISRLLDPSLQCARFIYDELMKISHRCMVTELQRFPFLRKCMDEVLGNFLREGLEPSETMITHVIEMEMDYINTSHPNFIGGSKAIEAAVQQTRSSRIALPVSRVKDALESDKGSASERSGKSRSILARHANGVVADQGVRAASDVEKVVTSGNTGGSSWGISSIFGGGDNRVSVKEMTASKPHTEPVHTVQSFSTIHLREPPPVLRPLESNSETEAVEITVTKLLLKSYYDIVRKNVEDLVPKAIMHFLVNNTKRELHNVFIEKLYREDLFEEMLQEPEEVAKKRKHCRELLRAYQQAFKDLNELPLEAETVERGYSLPETTTGLPKIRGLPTSSMYSTGSLGDYYEASPKNTKSRKSSHSGELQSPFHDSNGNGGPYTSGFNPMADE, from the exons ATGGCGGTGGCGGGCGGCGCCGCTCCTCTCGGCTCGTCGGTGATCTCGCTGGTGAACCGGCTCCAGGACATCTTCAGCCGTGTGGGGAGCCACTCCGCCATCGACCTCCCTCAGGTTGCGGTGGTCGGCAGCCAGAGCAGCGGCAAGTCCAGCGTCCTCGAAGCCCTCGTCGGCCGCGACTTCCTCCCTCGCGGCAACGACATCTGCACGCGCCGCCCCCTCGTCCTCCAGCTCGTCCAAACCAAACCCCCCTCCCAGGAAGAGTTCGGCGAGTTCCTCCACTTGCCTGGCCGCAAGTTCCACGACTTCTCCCAAATTCGCGCCGAAATTCAG GCTGAGACTGATAGGGAAGCTGGAGGGAACAAAGGTGTGTCTGATAAGCAGATTCGTTTGAAGATTTTTTCGCCCAATGTTCTCGACATTACGCTTGTGGATCTCCCTGGCATCACCAAGGTTCCTGTTGGCGACCAGCCTTCGGATATCGAGGCTCAAATTAGAACCATGATCATGTCCTATATCAAAACTCCGACCTGTCTCATTCTCGCGGTGACGCCGGCGAATTCAGATTTGGCGAACTCGGATGCTCTCCAGATGGCTGGAATTGCCGATCCTGATG GGAACAGAACAATTGGTGTCATCACGAAG TTGGATATCATGGATAGAGGTACTGATGCCCGGAATCTGTTGCTAGGAAAAGTTATTCCCCTCCGACTTGGTTATGTTGGTGTTGTGAATCGTAGTCAAGAG GATATTCTAATGAACCGTAGTATAAAGGATGCTCTTGTTGCTGAAGAGAAGTTTTTCTGCAGTCATCCT ATATACAGTGGCCTAGCAGATAGTTGTGGTGTTTCTCAATTGGCAAAGAAGTTGAACAAG ATTCTTGCACAACATATCAAGGCTGTGTTACCAGGGCTGAGAGCACGTATAAGCGCTTCACTAGTGACTCTTGCGAAAGAACATGCAAGCTATGGAGAAATCACAGAGTCCAAG GCTGGACAGGGTGCTCTTCTCCTTAATATTCTTTCAAAATACTGTGATG CATTCTCCTCCATGGTAGAGGGAAAGAATGAGGAGATGTCTACATTTGAGCTTTCTGGGGGTGCACGAATTCATTACATTTTTCAATCCATCTTTGTGAAGAGCTTAGAG GAGGTGGATCCATGTGAAGATTTGACTGATGATGATATTCGCACAGCCATACAGAATGCCACTGGACCTAAATCAGCACTGTTTGTTCCAGAA GTCCCATTTGAAGTGCTTGTACGCAGGCAGATATCTCGACTATTGGATCCAAGTCTTCAGTGTGCTAGGTTTATATATGATGAGTTAATGAAG ATCAGCCATCGATGTATGGTCACTGAATTGCAGCGGTTCCCTTTCTTGAGAAAGTGCATGGATGAAGTTCTTGGGAACTTTTTACGAGAAGGCCTAGAACCCTCGGAGACTATGATAACACACGTCATAGAAATGGAG ATGGACTACATAAACACTTCccacccaaattttattggcgGAAGTAAGGCAATAGAAGCTGCAGTGCAACAAACCAGGTCTTCTAGAATTGCTTTACCAGTTTCTAGGGTGAAG GATGCACTGGAATCTGATAAGGGATCAGCCTCTGAGAGAAGTGGGAAGTCTCGATCTATTCTCGCAAGACATGCAAATGGAGTAGTGGCTGATCAg ggTGTTCGTGCTGCATCAGATGTTGAAAAAGTAGTGACCTCtg GAAACACTGGTGGATCAAGTTGGGGGATCTCATCCATTTTTGGTGGAGGTGATAACCGTGTGTCTGTGAAGGAAATGACAGCTAGTAAACCACATACTGAACCAGTCCATACTGTGCAGTCATTCTCTACTATTCATTTGAGAGAG CCCCCTCCTGTCTTGAGGCCATTGGAGAGCAATTCAGAGACTGAAGCTGTTGAAATCACAGTAACAAAGTTGCTTTTGAAATCATACTATGACATTGTCAGGAAAAATGTTGAGGATCTTGTCCCCAAAGCAATTATGCACTTCTTG GTAAACAACACAAAGAGAGAGCTTCACAATGTCTTCATTGAAAAACTATACAG AGAGGATCTGTTTGAAGAGATGTTGCAAGAACCTGAAGAGGTAgccaagaaaagaaaacactGTCGAGAACTGCTCCGGGCTTATCAACAGGCTTTTAAA GACTTGAACGAACTGCCTCTTGAAGCTGAAACAGTTGAAAGGGGATACAGTTTGCCTGAAACTACTACTGGCTTACCTAAAATTCGTGGATTGCCTACTTCGTCTATGTATTCTACCGGCAGTTTGGGAGACTATTATGAAGCTTCTCCCAAGAACACAAAGTCTAGAAAGTCTTCACATTCTGGGGAACTCCAATCTCCATTTCACGATTCAAATGGAAATGGAGGGCCATACACGTCAGGTTTTAATCCAATGGCTGATGAATGA
- the LOC114419421 gene encoding dynamin-related protein 3A-like isoform X2, giving the protein MIMSYIKTPTCLILAVTPANSDLANSDALQMAGIADPDGNRTIGVITKLDIMDRGTDARNLLLGKVIPLRLGYVGVVNRSQEDILMNRSIKDALVAEEKFFCSHPIYSGLADSCGVSQLAKKLNKILAQHIKAVLPGLRARISASLVTLAKEHASYGEITESKAGQGALLLNILSKYCDAFSSMVEGKNEEMSTFELSGGARIHYIFQSIFVKSLEEVDPCEDLTDDDIRTAIQNATGPKSALFVPEVPFEVLVRRQISRLLDPSLQCARFIYDELMKISHRCMVTELQRFPFLRKCMDEVLGNFLREGLEPSETMITHVIEMEMDYINTSHPNFIGGSKAIEAAVQQTRSSRIALPVSRVKDALESDKGSASERSGKSRSILARHANGVVADQGVRAASDVEKVVTSGNTGGSSWGISSIFGGGDNRVSVKEMTASKPHTEPVHTVQSFSTIHLREPPPVLRPLESNSETEAVEITVTKLLLKSYYDIVRKNVEDLVPKAIMHFLVNNTKRELHNVFIEKLYREDLFEEMLQEPEEVAKKRKHCRELLRAYQQAFKDLNELPLEAETVERGYSLPETTTGLPKIRGLPTSSMYSTGSLGDYYEASPKNTKSRKSSHSGELQSPFHDSNGNGGPYTSGFNPMADE; this is encoded by the exons ATGATCATGTCCTATATCAAAACTCCGACCTGTCTCATTCTCGCGGTGACGCCGGCGAATTCAGATTTGGCGAACTCGGATGCTCTCCAGATGGCTGGAATTGCCGATCCTGATG GGAACAGAACAATTGGTGTCATCACGAAG TTGGATATCATGGATAGAGGTACTGATGCCCGGAATCTGTTGCTAGGAAAAGTTATTCCCCTCCGACTTGGTTATGTTGGTGTTGTGAATCGTAGTCAAGAG GATATTCTAATGAACCGTAGTATAAAGGATGCTCTTGTTGCTGAAGAGAAGTTTTTCTGCAGTCATCCT ATATACAGTGGCCTAGCAGATAGTTGTGGTGTTTCTCAATTGGCAAAGAAGTTGAACAAG ATTCTTGCACAACATATCAAGGCTGTGTTACCAGGGCTGAGAGCACGTATAAGCGCTTCACTAGTGACTCTTGCGAAAGAACATGCAAGCTATGGAGAAATCACAGAGTCCAAG GCTGGACAGGGTGCTCTTCTCCTTAATATTCTTTCAAAATACTGTGATG CATTCTCCTCCATGGTAGAGGGAAAGAATGAGGAGATGTCTACATTTGAGCTTTCTGGGGGTGCACGAATTCATTACATTTTTCAATCCATCTTTGTGAAGAGCTTAGAG GAGGTGGATCCATGTGAAGATTTGACTGATGATGATATTCGCACAGCCATACAGAATGCCACTGGACCTAAATCAGCACTGTTTGTTCCAGAA GTCCCATTTGAAGTGCTTGTACGCAGGCAGATATCTCGACTATTGGATCCAAGTCTTCAGTGTGCTAGGTTTATATATGATGAGTTAATGAAG ATCAGCCATCGATGTATGGTCACTGAATTGCAGCGGTTCCCTTTCTTGAGAAAGTGCATGGATGAAGTTCTTGGGAACTTTTTACGAGAAGGCCTAGAACCCTCGGAGACTATGATAACACACGTCATAGAAATGGAG ATGGACTACATAAACACTTCccacccaaattttattggcgGAAGTAAGGCAATAGAAGCTGCAGTGCAACAAACCAGGTCTTCTAGAATTGCTTTACCAGTTTCTAGGGTGAAG GATGCACTGGAATCTGATAAGGGATCAGCCTCTGAGAGAAGTGGGAAGTCTCGATCTATTCTCGCAAGACATGCAAATGGAGTAGTGGCTGATCAg ggTGTTCGTGCTGCATCAGATGTTGAAAAAGTAGTGACCTCtg GAAACACTGGTGGATCAAGTTGGGGGATCTCATCCATTTTTGGTGGAGGTGATAACCGTGTGTCTGTGAAGGAAATGACAGCTAGTAAACCACATACTGAACCAGTCCATACTGTGCAGTCATTCTCTACTATTCATTTGAGAGAG CCCCCTCCTGTCTTGAGGCCATTGGAGAGCAATTCAGAGACTGAAGCTGTTGAAATCACAGTAACAAAGTTGCTTTTGAAATCATACTATGACATTGTCAGGAAAAATGTTGAGGATCTTGTCCCCAAAGCAATTATGCACTTCTTG GTAAACAACACAAAGAGAGAGCTTCACAATGTCTTCATTGAAAAACTATACAG AGAGGATCTGTTTGAAGAGATGTTGCAAGAACCTGAAGAGGTAgccaagaaaagaaaacactGTCGAGAACTGCTCCGGGCTTATCAACAGGCTTTTAAA GACTTGAACGAACTGCCTCTTGAAGCTGAAACAGTTGAAAGGGGATACAGTTTGCCTGAAACTACTACTGGCTTACCTAAAATTCGTGGATTGCCTACTTCGTCTATGTATTCTACCGGCAGTTTGGGAGACTATTATGAAGCTTCTCCCAAGAACACAAAGTCTAGAAAGTCTTCACATTCTGGGGAACTCCAATCTCCATTTCACGATTCAAATGGAAATGGAGGGCCATACACGTCAGGTTTTAATCCAATGGCTGATGAATGA